One Streptomyces fagopyri DNA window includes the following coding sequences:
- a CDS encoding M14 family zinc carboxypeptidase encodes MRGTPYPTLDGLLRGARAAVAARPGVLRLRDIGTSRAGRPLWLLSAGHGPRQVLTVAGAHANEPVGGATSLRLAQRFARDPSVLGSGVGGLNCTWHFLLCLDPDGASLAEGWMTANVSGRSDTVDTEGALRADGTSTADGTFDAVDIADASGTSDTAGVAHAVDPAHGWTAGPSSEGMPPPGAGRPGRAGPPAAAPPPIGSYYRGFYRPAFAAQPEFPPVAGDPRAPMPESEVLLGLIDGLRPVVQFSLHGVEVGGTFLQLTRAVPGAPAAYRRIAADLAIPLEHRPFDGMGWLVEGPGVLVLPDGSPAEERDPSGFVSRATWLHAMRHGTVSAVVEAPFWSVAGVGDPRPVAEPRRELADVSEILLGRIKQLESVVGELDPLPPETSDGLAHFTAARELMDIGSGVVDTWSAAELATTVGNSVSLGIAARRIPLRAAAMMSKALGGAPALDTLVDGWARELEGTFDARWVAVADQTALQARTMLALARALL; translated from the coding sequence ATGCGGGGAACCCCGTATCCCACCCTGGACGGGCTGCTGCGAGGCGCTCGTGCGGCGGTGGCCGCGAGGCCCGGTGTCCTGCGTCTGCGCGACATCGGGACCTCGCGTGCCGGCCGGCCGCTGTGGCTGCTGTCGGCCGGACACGGCCCGCGCCAGGTGCTCACGGTCGCCGGCGCGCACGCCAACGAGCCGGTGGGCGGGGCCACTTCACTCCGGCTCGCGCAGCGGTTCGCCCGTGATCCGAGCGTTCTGGGCAGCGGTGTCGGAGGGCTGAACTGCACCTGGCACTTCCTGCTCTGCCTCGATCCCGACGGCGCGAGTCTCGCCGAGGGCTGGATGACCGCGAACGTCTCCGGCCGCTCGGACACCGTGGACACCGAAGGCGCCTTGCGTGCCGACGGCACTTCGACCGCCGACGGCACCTTCGACGCGGTGGACATCGCAGATGCCTCAGGTACCTCAGACACCGCGGGCGTCGCGCACGCCGTGGACCCCGCGCACGGGTGGACGGCCGGGCCGTCGTCCGAAGGCATGCCGCCGCCGGGAGCCGGACGGCCGGGGCGGGCCGGACCGCCCGCCGCCGCGCCGCCCCCCATCGGGAGCTACTACCGGGGCTTCTACCGCCCCGCCTTCGCCGCCCAGCCCGAGTTCCCGCCCGTCGCCGGGGACCCGCGCGCGCCGATGCCGGAGTCCGAGGTCCTGCTGGGGCTCATCGACGGACTGCGGCCCGTCGTGCAGTTCTCGCTGCACGGTGTCGAAGTAGGTGGAACCTTCCTGCAACTGACCCGTGCGGTGCCCGGAGCGCCGGCCGCCTACCGGCGGATCGCGGCGGACCTGGCCATTCCCCTGGAGCACCGGCCCTTCGACGGTATGGGGTGGCTCGTGGAGGGACCGGGCGTGCTCGTCCTGCCCGACGGCAGCCCGGCCGAGGAACGGGACCCCTCGGGCTTCGTCTCGCGGGCGACCTGGCTGCACGCGATGCGGCACGGCACCGTCTCGGCCGTGGTCGAGGCGCCCTTCTGGAGCGTGGCGGGCGTCGGCGATCCGCGCCCGGTGGCCGAGCCGCGCCGTGAACTCGCCGACGTCAGCGAGATCCTGCTCGGCCGGATCAAGCAACTGGAGTCGGTGGTCGGCGAGTTGGACCCACTTCCACCCGAAACGTCCGACGGGCTGGCCCACTTCACGGCGGCCCGCGAACTAATGGACATCGGCTCCGGCGTCGTGGACACCTGGAGCGCGGCCGAACTGGCCACCACCGTGGGCAACTCCGTCTCGCTGGGCATCGCGGCCCGCCGCATCCCGCTGCGCGCGGCGGCCATGATGAGCAAGGCCCTGGGTGGGGCACCGGCGCTGGACACGCTCGTGGACGGGTGGGCCCGCGAGCTGGAGGGCACGTTCGACGCCCGCTGGGTGGCGGTCGCCGACCAGACCGCGCTCCAGGCGCGCACCATGCTCGCGCTCGCCCGCGCCCTGCTGTGA
- the pepN gene encoding aminopeptidase N: protein MPGTNLTREEAQQRAKLLTVDSYAIDLDLSGAQEGGTYRSVTTVRFDVAESGAESFIDLVAPAVHEVVLNGDALTPAEVFDDSRITLPGLLEGRNVLRVVAECAYTNTGEGLHRFVDPVDQQAYLYTQFEVPDARRVFASFEQPDLKATFRFTVKAPSGWTVISNSPSPEPKDDIWAFEPTPRISTYITALIVGPYHSVHSVYEKDGQSVPLGIYCRPSLAEFLDSDAIFEVTRQGFEWFQEKFDYAYPFKKYDQLFVPEFNAGAMENAGAVTIRDQYVFRSKVTDAAYEVRAETILHELAHMWFGDLVTMEWWNDLWLNESFATYTSIACQAYAEGSRWPHSWTTFANSMKTWAYRQDQLPSTHPIMAEIRDLDDVLVNFDGITYAKGASVLKQLVAYVGMDEFFRGVQAYFKRHAYGNTRLSDLLGALEETSGRDLKNWSEKWLRTAGINVLRPEVETDANGVITSFAIRQEAPALPAGAKGEPTLRPHRIAIGLYDLDDASGKLVRDERIELDVDGELTAVPELTGRRRPAVFLLNDDDLSYAKVRLDEDSLAFVTEHLGDFESSLPRALCWASAWDMTRDGELATRDYLSLVLSGIGKESDIGVVQSLQRQLKLAIEMYAAPATRESLLTRWTEATLAHLRAADAGGDHQLAWARAFAATARTPEQLDLLEGLLEDRETIEGLAVDTELRWAFVQRLAAVGRYDEAEIAAEYERDRTAAGERHAATARAGRPTVEAKEEAWVSVIESDKLPNAVQEAVIGGFVQTDQRELLAPYADRFFAVVKDIWDSRSHEIAQQIAIGLFPSIQVSEETLAKTDAWLASAESNAALRRLISESRAGIERALKAQAADAAAS from the coding sequence GTGCCTGGCACAAACCTGACCCGCGAAGAGGCGCAGCAGCGCGCGAAGCTGCTCACCGTTGACTCGTACGCGATCGATCTCGACCTCTCGGGCGCGCAGGAGGGCGGCACCTACCGGTCCGTGACCACGGTGCGCTTCGACGTCGCGGAGAGCGGCGCGGAGTCCTTCATCGACCTGGTGGCCCCGGCCGTTCACGAGGTGGTCCTCAACGGGGACGCCCTCACCCCCGCCGAAGTCTTCGACGACTCGCGGATCACGCTGCCGGGCCTGCTGGAGGGCCGTAACGTCCTGCGGGTCGTCGCGGAATGCGCGTACACCAACACCGGCGAGGGTCTGCACCGGTTCGTCGACCCCGTCGACCAGCAGGCCTACCTGTACACCCAGTTCGAGGTCCCGGACGCCCGGCGCGTCTTCGCGTCCTTCGAGCAGCCCGACCTCAAGGCCACCTTCCGGTTCACCGTGAAGGCGCCGTCCGGCTGGACCGTCATTTCCAACTCGCCGTCGCCCGAGCCCAAGGACGACATCTGGGCCTTCGAACCGACGCCGCGGATCTCCACGTACATCACCGCGCTGATCGTCGGCCCGTACCACTCCGTGCACAGTGTGTACGAGAAGGACGGACAGAGCGTGCCGCTCGGCATCTACTGTCGCCCCTCGCTCGCCGAGTTCCTGGACTCGGACGCGATCTTCGAGGTCACCCGGCAGGGCTTCGAGTGGTTCCAGGAGAAGTTCGACTACGCGTACCCGTTCAAGAAGTACGACCAGCTCTTCGTGCCGGAGTTCAACGCGGGCGCGATGGAGAACGCGGGCGCGGTGACGATCCGGGACCAGTACGTGTTCCGGTCGAAGGTCACGGACGCCGCGTACGAGGTGCGCGCCGAGACGATCCTGCACGAGCTCGCCCACATGTGGTTCGGCGACCTCGTGACCATGGAGTGGTGGAACGACCTGTGGCTGAACGAGTCGTTCGCCACCTACACCTCCATCGCCTGCCAGGCGTACGCCGAGGGCAGCCGCTGGCCGCACTCCTGGACGACCTTCGCCAACTCCATGAAGACGTGGGCGTACCGGCAGGACCAACTGCCCTCCACCCACCCGATCATGGCGGAGATCCGCGACCTGGACGACGTGCTCGTCAACTTCGACGGGATCACGTACGCGAAGGGCGCGAGCGTACTGAAGCAGCTCGTCGCTTACGTCGGCATGGACGAGTTCTTCCGGGGCGTGCAGGCGTACTTCAAGCGGCACGCGTACGGCAACACGCGCCTGTCCGACCTGCTGGGCGCGCTGGAGGAGACCTCCGGACGCGACCTGAAGAACTGGTCGGAGAAGTGGCTGCGGACCGCCGGCATCAACGTCCTGCGCCCGGAGGTCGAGACGGACGCGAACGGGGTCATCACCTCCTTCGCGATCCGCCAGGAGGCCCCGGCCCTCCCGGCGGGTGCCAAGGGCGAGCCGACGCTCCGTCCCCACCGCATCGCGATCGGCCTGTACGACCTCGACGACGCGAGCGGCAAGCTGGTGCGCGACGAGCGGATCGAGCTCGACGTCGACGGTGAGCTGACCGCCGTGCCCGAGCTGACCGGCAGGCGCCGTCCGGCCGTCTTCCTGCTCAACGACGACGACCTGTCGTACGCCAAGGTCCGTCTCGACGAGGACTCGCTGGCCTTCGTGACGGAGCACCTCGGCGACTTCGAGTCCTCGCTGCCGCGCGCGCTGTGCTGGGCCTCCGCCTGGGACATGACCCGCGACGGTGAGCTCGCCACCCGCGACTACCTGTCCCTGGTGCTGTCCGGCATCGGCAAGGAGTCCGACATCGGTGTCGTGCAGTCGCTCCAGCGGCAGCTCAAGCTGGCGATCGAGATGTACGCCGCCCCCGCCACCCGCGAGTCGCTGCTGACCCGCTGGACCGAGGCGACCCTCGCGCACCTGCGCGCGGCCGACGCCGGCGGCGACCACCAGCTCGCCTGGGCGCGCGCCTTCGCGGCGACCGCCCGGACCCCGGAGCAGCTGGACCTCCTGGAGGGCCTGCTGGAGGACCGGGAGACCATCGAGGGGCTCGCCGTCGACACCGAGCTGCGCTGGGCGTTCGTGCAGCGCCTCGCGGCGGTCGGGCGCTACGACGAGGCGGAGATCGCGGCCGAGTACGAGCGCGACCGGACGGCGGCCGGTGAGCGGCACGCGGCCACCGCGCGGGCCGGCCGTCCCACCGTGGAGGCGAAGGAGGAGGCCTGGGTCTCGGTCATCGAGTCCGACAAGCTTCCGAACGCCGTGCAGGAGGCGGTGATCGGCGGCTTCGTGCAGACCGACCAGCGTGAGCTGCTCGCGCCGTACGCGGACCGGTTCTTCGCCGTGGTGAAGGACATCTGGGACTCCCGTTCGCACGAGATCGCCCAGCAGATCGCGATCGGCCTGTTCCCGTCGATCCAGGTCTCCGAGGAGACCCTCGCCAAGACGGACGCGTGGCTGGCCTCCGCCGAGTCCAACGCGGCCCTGCGGCGCCTGATCTCGGAGTCCCGCGCCGGGATCGAGCGCGCGCTGAAGGCGCAGGCGGCGGACGCGGCGGCTTCGTAG
- a CDS encoding aspartate-semialdehyde dehydrogenase: protein MRVGIVGATGQVGTVMRRILVERDFPVTELRLFASARSAGTVLDGVTVEDATTADYSGLDIVLFSAGGSTSKALAEKVAAQGAVVIDNSSAWRKDPDVPLVVSEVNPHAIADRPKGIIANPNCTTMAAMPVLRPLHDEAGLEALVVATYQAVSGSGLAGVAELHGQALKVVADADRLTHDGGAVDFPEPQVYKRPIAFNVLPLAGSIVDDGLHETDEEQKLRNESRKILEIPGLKVSGTCVRVPVFSGHSLQVNARFERPITVERATELLAGAPGVTLSEIPNPLEAAGQDASYVGRIRADETVEHGIALFISNDNLRKGAALNAVQIAELVAADLKG from the coding sequence GTGAGGGTCGGAATCGTCGGAGCCACCGGTCAGGTCGGCACGGTCATGCGCAGGATCCTGGTCGAGCGGGACTTCCCGGTCACGGAGCTGCGCCTGTTCGCCTCGGCCCGCTCGGCCGGGACGGTGCTGGACGGCGTGACGGTGGAGGACGCGACGACGGCCGACTACTCCGGCCTGGACATCGTCCTCTTCTCGGCGGGCGGCTCGACCTCGAAGGCGCTGGCCGAGAAGGTCGCCGCGCAGGGCGCCGTCGTGATCGACAACTCCTCCGCCTGGCGCAAGGACCCGGACGTACCGCTGGTGGTCTCCGAGGTGAACCCGCACGCGATCGCCGACCGTCCCAAGGGCATCATCGCGAACCCGAACTGCACGACGATGGCCGCGATGCCCGTCCTGCGGCCGCTGCACGACGAGGCGGGACTGGAGGCGCTCGTCGTCGCCACCTACCAGGCCGTGTCCGGATCCGGTCTCGCGGGTGTGGCCGAGCTGCACGGCCAGGCGCTGAAGGTCGTCGCGGACGCCGACCGGCTGACCCACGACGGCGGGGCGGTCGACTTCCCGGAGCCGCAGGTCTACAAGCGGCCCATCGCCTTCAACGTGCTCCCGCTCGCCGGTTCGATCGTCGACGACGGTCTGCACGAGACGGACGAGGAGCAGAAGCTCCGCAACGAGTCCCGCAAGATCCTGGAGATCCCCGGCCTCAAGGTCTCCGGCACCTGCGTCCGGGTCCCGGTCTTCTCCGGCCACTCGCTTCAGGTGAACGCCCGCTTCGAGCGCCCGATCACGGTGGAGCGCGCCACCGAGCTGCTGGCCGGCGCCCCGGGTGTCACCCTCTCCGAGATCCCGAACCCGCTCGAGGCGGCGGGCCAGGACGCGTCGTACGTCGGCCGCATCCGCGCCGACGAGACGGTCGAGCACGGCATCGCCCTGTTCATCTCGAACGACAACCTCCGCAAGGGCGCCGCCCTGAACGCGGTCCAGATCGCGGAGCTGGTGGCGGCCGACCTCAAGGGCTGA
- a CDS encoding RNA polymerase sigma factor, with product MLRRRTRGAQRVDDPLDAAQERRVRAVLALGGVPQADLPDGVQQVRLRLLERAAKGDEAPRDVSAWAAVVASNLAMDWHRAKHRQQRLGERLAGLRQLEHPSGEDSSVLSLAVARGLDDLPDAHRQVLVLRFYADLSVRGIAEELGIPEGTVKSRLHSAVRALRARLHEDEVV from the coding sequence GTGCTGCGCAGAAGGACACGCGGTGCCCAGCGGGTGGACGACCCGCTGGACGCGGCGCAGGAACGCCGGGTACGGGCGGTGCTCGCGCTCGGCGGTGTGCCGCAGGCGGACCTGCCGGACGGGGTGCAGCAGGTCCGCCTGCGGCTGCTGGAGCGCGCGGCGAAGGGGGACGAGGCCCCGCGTGATGTGTCCGCGTGGGCGGCGGTCGTCGCGTCGAACCTGGCCATGGACTGGCACCGGGCCAAGCACCGTCAGCAGCGGCTCGGTGAGCGGCTGGCCGGGCTCCGGCAGCTGGAGCACCCCTCGGGCGAGGACTCCAGCGTGCTCTCGCTCGCCGTGGCGCGCGGGCTGGACGACCTGCCCGACGCGCACCGTCAGGTCCTCGTCCTGCGTTTCTACGCCGATCTCTCCGTGCGGGGGATAGCCGAGGAGCTCGGCATCCCGGAGGGCACGGTCAAGAGCAGGCTGCACTCGGCGGTCCGTGCCCTGCGCGCCCGCCTGCACGAGGACGAGGTGGTGTGA
- a CDS encoding DUF1203 domain-containing protein has protein sequence MTNRIARPIEAGILKDLRTADDAGRPMVPVTDVEGGAPLRCCLRRSEPGELIALVSYAPLRRWAAAAGVDPGAYDEQGPVFVHARECGGPAADVRPFEGAHRTVRRYSAGGRILGGRLVEVPEWSALEAAFEAAFADPAVELVHVRAVEYGCFLYEVRRA, from the coding sequence ATGACGAACCGCATCGCACGCCCCATCGAAGCGGGGATCCTGAAGGATCTCCGCACAGCTGACGACGCCGGCCGCCCGATGGTTCCCGTCACGGACGTGGAGGGCGGCGCTCCGCTCCGCTGCTGCCTGCGCCGCAGCGAGCCGGGGGAGCTGATCGCGCTCGTCTCGTACGCCCCGCTGCGCCGCTGGGCCGCCGCGGCCGGTGTCGATCCGGGCGCGTACGACGAGCAGGGTCCGGTCTTCGTCCACGCGCGGGAGTGCGGAGGTCCGGCCGCGGACGTCCGGCCGTTCGAGGGCGCCCACCGCACCGTGCGGCGCTACTCCGCCGGGGGGCGCATTCTCGGCGGCCGGCTGGTGGAGGTCCCCGAGTGGTCCGCGTTGGAGGCGGCCTTCGAGGCGGCGTTCGCCGATCCGGCGGTGGAACTGGTCCATGTACGGGCCGTCGAGTACGGCTGTTTCCTGTACGAGGTCCGCCGGGCGTGA